GGAATAAACAAGGCAACAAGCAGAGCCAGTAATACAGAGCATGCTCCAAATAGGAATGGGGGACCAGGAATGATGGAGTTCTGCAAGGAAAAGCACAAGAGAAGCTTACCAAAAGAAACCACCACTTTTAGTCTGAATTGCGTTTCCCCTTTAGATTATCTTACGCCAGATGTTAGTGCAGCAAAGATTGGACACTGGGCCAACAGAGTTGCAAAGTTTctttcccacccttcctcccgcTAACCTAAACGATTAGAGGGCACTGGACTTTGAGCCACTAAACGCAAACAATAACCTATCATCTCACCCCGGCTGTGTGACATATTTAAAACCAAACTACAGAACTGCTCCAGATATTTGAGAATGCCAAACAGAACAGGTAATCCCATATATGTCATTCAAAGTAGAGATGATGGCTACTCTATGCATTattattgttcttgttgttgttatactgcaCCAAGCATTGGACTTGCAAGAATAAAATGTTCACACAGTAGTTTGCTGGTAAAAGTAATACAAAACCTTTGTTGACAAAATTCTGGATTTATCCTTGAATGCCACTCCCAAATGACGTGTGCATTTATCAATCAGAAATCGGTCTTAAGCTGCATAtgggttttctccagatactgcaaaagCACTGCACTTGCAGCCTCACCCCCCTTTCCAACAGCCAAAACTTCAGCAGGCAAGGTACGTCACagttaacaaaataaaatgattttcCAGCAGTGGACAGATGtgaagtattatttttttaactcgAGAATGGTGAAACAAATAACCTTCAGTATTTCCATGCAGTGATGAATTGATATATTAAGCCATTTTGAGGATCAGATATTCTAAGCCAGGTACAAGGTACAGTATATTCTAAATGTTGTGGActcccaaatcccatcagtccaaTCAGCATGAATGATGGACAGGGATGACGACACCTGTATGGTACCAACACAGGCTACCCATGCCGTAAGCTTGGTATTCGCAACCTCTGCTATCATGTACCAGAGAAGATACTTTTTAGAGCAACCTTCACGGATTCTGTTTCTGAAATGACCCTTAAGGACAAGTCACACATTAAGCAAAGTCTACCACCACATATACACCTAAGAGGTACTTGTATGCAAGCAGTGAaatgtttgccccccccccctgttaaAATATACAGAAATGCTGAAGACAATACCTGCTGCGAATGGTGCTGTGTGGCTACATTATCTCCCAGATCATTCTGAGTCACTGGAATTTCATTCAATTCTACATGGAAAATGTAgaatataaaaccataaagtGCTGGTCCCAAGCCATTGCAGAGGCCTCTAATTCCTGTTATCATTCCTTGTACGACACCTGGAAAACAACAAAAGAATCAGCTACAGGCTAACAGTTTTCTATACTGGGGCCATACTGTGCGCTTAACAAATATTTGAACAAACTGTCTGGAAACTGTCTCCCCACAATCCCGAGATTGCTAAAGACATTTTGATCACTTTTTACTAGTACTCAATGTCCTTCTAAAAAAATAAAGCCATTTATTGGTTCCGAGAATTTTCCACTTCACGTGTCTTGTCTTAGGAAGTACCTACCCTGTTGATCAGCATCAGCAGTTCGCGAAACAAGTGCACTGACGGCTGGAAAAGTGATGCTAGACATGGCAGCAACAGCCCCTGCTGCCcacatcatcctggaaaaatgtACGGATAAATTTGTCAAGGTATAATTCAGAATCACCTCTGAGAATTTCAGCTTGATATCACGTAATGCTGCAGGGAAACCAACCATTTGTATGACATGAAcatgcctttttattattattattttttattattattattattagcgaaAAGGTCTCATCAGTGCTAATATTGCAAAAAAGGAGCAACAAAATAGCTTGAATAATGTATGTAAGATCTACATGGAAGACATCGGAAAACAAGAGCTTGTTACACTTCTCTGCAGTCATTAAAGGCAATACCCCCAGAAAGTCATACTCTCAGTAGACCACTTCAAATCAAAAGGCTTAAGTCATGACAACCCACTGCTTTCAAAGAACAGCCttcctggatcagatcaaagttccatctagtccacctcctcttcccacaatcagatgcctatgagaagcccacaagcaagatatGAGCAATGGAATTTGAAGGAATACTGCCTCTGATCCTGATATATATACCCATGCCTAGTAGTCAGTGATAACCTTATCTAAACTCCTTCTAAAGCTGTGCAAGTTGACGGTCATCACTACAGTACTGTGGCTGTTTAACTGCAGTGTGAAACTGCTAGTACTAGTACATTTGCAAACTAAGCAGGGTCCTGCATGGTTTCAAACCGgatgttgagatttctgcattgcaggcggttggactagatgatccttgggatcccttccaactctacaattctatggttctatacctccttttgtctgtcttgaattgTCCAACCTTCAGCTTTAGTGCATGGCCACGGGTTCTAGCATTACAATATGATTTAATCAGGTACTATCCATGCATTTGGATGGGTGTACTCAGATTTAACCATTGTAAAGGTTTAACCAATGTAAAGGGAACCctaatcattaggtccagtcgtgactaactctggggttgcggcgctcatctcgctttacaggtcgagggagctggtgtttgtccgcagacagtttttccgtgtcatgtggccagcatgaccaagccgcttctggcaaaccagagcaatgcacggaaacgccatttaccttcctgctggtacctatttatctacttgcactttgatgtgctttcaaactgctaggttggcaggagcagggaccgagcaacgggagctcaccccatcgcggggattcgaaccgccaaccttctgatcggcaagtcctaagctctgtggtttaacccacagcgccaccctcgtccctttAACCATTGTATATCACCCTAAATGTGTAGCTCAGAACAGAGGCATTATGACAATCATCATTGCACATCTTTAGAACATACACTTTCCAATACTGTGAAtgaaagcagaaagagagagatttatgAGTCACATAGCATATATTTTAAGGAGTCTTCTAAATAAAGAACAGGATTCtgccaataaacaaacaaaaaagcaacagatTGAAAAGGTTACTTGCCAAGGTTCTGAGCCAAAGCCATACCACGCAAGTTGCAGTATTTGAAATCCCAGGCCCAACAGGATGGTGTTTTTGTTTCCAATTGACCTCATAAGTAAACTCAAAACTATTGTCTGAGGGGAGAAAAATGTCAATATTTTAGTTAATGCAGTATATGGTTATTGGAAACACCCAGGACACCTCAGAGATTTAAAAAAGCATTAGCTACAGAAAATCCTGGGTTAGTTCTCAGTGACCCAGGCATCTGATTTTTACAAAGCTGGAGACTGGGGACATGATTGAGGGGGGGGCACAAGTGGAGAATCAAAGTAACAACTATTGTTTGCTTTCATCATACACATTTAGTAAAGTTGCACTGGAATGTAGAAGTTAAACTTTATGTACCATTTATACTGGGAAGCCCTtcattttaatcttatttttgCTGTGGCTccacagattattttttaaacattGGTGCCATAAACTTTAGTGCCTTACTTAGCTAATCACCAGTGACAGCCCAACCACCTCTGTTCTTGAAGATACTCTGCTAACAGAACCTCTACAGCAAACCAAGATTGTCAGTTATAGTTACCTGGGCAACAATGGAGAGAATCCCAAGGACTGCTATAAATGCTGCAACACTTTCTGGTGAAAATCTCATTATCTAAAggataaataaaaaaacattgGATCATTTTTACATTAAGCACAGATGAGCGTGTCAAACTGTGCTCAGTTCACATGTTACCTCTCTAACTAAAATCTTTCATTTACTAAAATATTGAATATAGCTAGCCAACTCAATTTAAAGGcaggacaatttttaaaaatgtccctaCAATGGtacaggggatgtgggtggcgctgtggtctaaaccacagagcctagggcttgccaatcagaagtcggcagttcgacggggtgagctcccgttgttcggtcccagctcctgccaacctagcagttcaaaagcaggtcaaagtgcaagtagataaataggtaccactctggcaggaaggtacatggtgttttcgtgtgctgctctggtttgccagaagcggcttagtcatgctggccacatgacctggaaaaactgtctgcggacaaacaccagctccctcggcctgtaaagcgagatgagtgccgcaaccccagtcgtccacgactggacttaatggtcaggggtgcctttacctttacaatggtACAGAGGCCTGAGTTTCAGTCAGTTCCTCAGCAGAAAGTGAACGTGCTTTTAAGCAACGCAAATGATTCCACACAGCACAGAATAAAAAGTGATTTGCACCCTTCAGGCAAAGCTGACAAGTTCTAGCAAATGAATCTATCAACAAATCATTCCGGCTTGATCACCCCGTCAATCATTTCTGTCAATTAATATTCCACAATCAAAATAATTAGGCAAATGCTTACCTGTCTGAGGTACAAGAAAAAGCTGGAATACTGTCCTGCCTCAGGGAGGTATGAGAGAAAGACTGTTATGCAGATTAGCAGCACAATGGAATCCTGACCAACTTTCTTCAATGActagaacaagagggggaaagggaaatggTCAAGTATCATTTATGGAGTCCATGTGATGCAgcggttagtgtgttggactgggacctgggaaaggagagttcaaatccccacttggccatgaaggccACTGGGCgactttgagccagtcactgcctctcagcctcacctacctcacagggttgttgtggggtttaaaGGAGActggggagaaccatgcatgccactttgagctccttgggagaaaaagaTGATGTTATTCAAgcgcaataaaataaataaatgttccttGCCTCATGGGAGGACAGTGAACAGGGCCACAAATATGGAGGGCTTTCTGCATACGTGAAGAGATCTCCCCAGGAATGCAGGATAAAAGATGAGtaaattttaaaaggggaaaaaaacctgaaaCAGCCCAACAAAGACCTGAAAGTCCACTGCCATTCAGGAGCCACAGAATGTTGAAGAGAGTTTGAAATAAACAGAGACGGAGAAAAACTGACGGATGAACACCTAATGCCTTATCCTGGGTGGGCAATTAGGGCAGGAAATGTGTGCCTCCCCCAACCCAGCCATATTTTCCCTCTCTCTAGAATTTCTCCAGGACACAATAAGGTTTTGAAGAGCTATATCCCCGTCAAAACTAAATCCTCCCCAATCACATGGACATATATGGTCTGAAGCAAATAAAGGGATTTTCAGAAATCGGTTTATTACTTTCATGTCTCCATTCTGGACCTTCATAAAAAGCAAGGAGGCCAGCGAGGACTGAGCTTTTCTTGTATAGCTGAATTTCTGTCCCTGCCCATTTAATAAATGGACAGAATTCAGTCCTGGTGTAGCCACTTCAGCTGGGACACGCGGTACCCACCCCATTGCCGTTCATTCCTCTCCCAGAGTTCAAGAATGTGCTCATGTTGGAGCCCAAGTTCTTTTGTCTCCTGACACTGCCCCAAACATTTTTACAGTAGTTAGTGAGCCTGTTCCACTTGGATGGgaacttccatatacagtggaacctctactcatgaccacaatctgttccagaggcccatcCTGAAGTCAAAACAGGTTGCTAGGAGAGGTGCCGTGGTGCACAGGTGGCGATTgtctgcttctgcgcatgtgcgaatgGCGATTGCCGTTCCTGCACATGCGCGAATGGCGGCAAACCTgctggttacttccaggtttgctgagGACGTTGGGCGAAATGGATGTGAACGGAGGCAAACGTaagaagaggtttgactgtacagtcgaaccttggatcccgaatgccttgtaagtcaaacgttttggctcctgaatgccacaaacccggaagggcttctgcggcttccaattggatgcaggagcttcctgcaaccaatcagaagccgtgcttagatttctgaacattttggaagtcaaacagatttccagaacagattccattttgacttccaaggtacgactgtagtttcttaaggcaGTTGGGGACAGCTAACTGGCTAAAGAAAAATCCTGCCTAGACCTACAAGCGTGAAAGAGAGATTAAGTAAGCAAAATTATATGGAAATATAGACCAGCCAGGCATTAGCCGCAGACCAAGTGTGTTCGCGTGTTTTGAAATTGGGCCACCCCACAGCCTCCTAAAACATTAGCTAAGCAACCAATTGCAAAAAGCAATGGGGTGAAATTCCAGTACAGACATGCTCAACAAAACATTTACTGTTACACATTAATAAAAACTCCAGAGTTTCAAAGCACACCACAGCACCCTCTGTTCCAAACGTTTAAATACATTATTACCGCAAATGGGTCAGCTTGTTCCCAAGAAATGGGTGCTCCCCACGACGCAGGCCTCATCTTTTCTGGCAATGATTCAGGTACAGCAACAAGGATAAAGCAAATATCCAGCAATGCAATAGCTGTAGCCAGGACCACAACCAGGCTGTCTCCGTACACACGACCCAGGTAGGCACCAATGGCAGGACTGGTAACTAAACTTGCAGCAAAAGTTGCCGAAACCTATGAATGATAACAGGGATAATATTTTCAGTGAGTAACCACATCCTCTCTTTCTAATGCCAAGGATTCAAGAAAGTTGACAGAGAAATAGAAAGCATTTAACACAAAACATTACCATAAGTTTTGATAATTTATAGACTTAATGATCATGATTTTCCTATAGCAACTTCTGAATGTTAGGTAACAGAAGAATGAATTAAAGTTATGAGTAGGAGTAGCAATAGATTGTTCTTTCACAATACAAAAGATGTAAAGATTCTTCTGATAAATAGGAACAGGAAGCCAGGACCGTATGATGCTAATCAAGAGGAACCCAATTAGGTGCATGTACTTCCTGTAACGTCTTACAACTCACATTAAAAGAATTCTAATTACTAACGGCTGTTGTGTTTAAAACATTCAGATAAACTACACACATACCAAGCCATACGCCATGCTCCTTTCATGTTCTTGGGTTATATCTGCTACATAAGCaaacaccactgaaaaggtcACTGCAAAGACTCCAGAGACAGATATAACAGCAAAGTACCACCTAGGAACAGAAAAAACCACAGTAATAGTTTCTTAAAGGGAAAGTTTCTTAAAGGTAGTTACAATTAACAAGAAAAATCCTAGCCTGGGCTGGAGAAatacagccaaattttcaaataaatatttaaacagcatttttttgacAAACCTTTCCGCAATATATTAGATTTAAAAAGCtttcatatttgttttatttattcaaagtatttataaactgctttttaGCTAAGCCCATACAATGCacacagaaagaaaaacatgGGTTATGTTAAGCACATTGAATAGGTGCATTTGGCATACTTTGTCAGAGTGAACGTCCTTGAGTCATAAAAAGTGAATGTTTCAGCAGAAAAGGAGAAGCAAAAAATGACATATAACTGGTCATTCCAGAGAGACGCTCTGCACCAAAAACCGTATAGGACTCATTCTTGTCTAAAAACCTGAGGAACAAGAAATTGCAGAGTCCCATGAACCAAATCTCTGCTTCAATAAAGCCTAGGGACTGCAGGAAAGCCTAAAGCATACCAAAAGGCAATCTCCAGCACTGCCTGAGAGCAAAACAAGGAGCGCAGCCAAGGACAGCTTGTCTATGTCATTCACAATGCATTCATTGCTAAGTGAGCTGGCACTCTGCTAACAAGCACCATCTAGCTTTGCACAAAACACAGTTCAAGTTTTGACATtttgtcgtcgtcttcttctttggcgatcactcatagccgagtaagattgtcttccataaacacggtttaaaAATGAGTCCGTAaacgactgtggaggccaattctggatccacacgtccttccacagtggggacatgggtttctgggcgggagtcaATCACGATGTGGATTTGCCAACCGTGCTGTTCTTATAATGAAAACCAAGCACACAAGACTAACATGACAGACGTATACAGGCAAATTTTAAAAGGGGACACTAACCATGGACTGATCTTCATTAGTGGAATTGGTGCACAGGTAAAAAATACCGTTAGCAGCAGGAAGGATTTTCGGCCCCAAACGTCAGACAGAGCCCCTATCAGAGGGGCGCTCAGGAAAGACAGTAAGCCCTGGGAAGtaaaaacaaatgtttaagtgAAGAACAATGCACACACTGAAGGCAAAAAGAAGAGCTGAAAGGTTTCACATCCTGAtacattcatttaaagcagtgctccccaaatttgggtctctagctgttttcggactacaattcccatcacccctgaccactggtcttgctagctagggatgatgggagttgtagtctgaaaaaaacccaagtttaggaaacactgatctaaagccttttaaaaagaaatacattcaCCTAAaacctacttttaaaaaaagagagaatctgCCCTTTCCTTGAAATGACTCACTACTCTACAGCAAGCAGATTCAGTTAATAGGATGCCTATAACACAAAGTGCAGGATAGGGCTCATATGGATGTCTCTTAGCCCACCAAAAACATAGGTAGCCCGACACTACTCCTTCCAGTTTTGGGGGTCGGCATTGCAAAAGCCTTTTTGTGTGATATAAAGCAGGCTTATATAAAGTGGCTCACTAGGTGAGAACAAATCACCTGCAGATAACCAGGCAGGAAAAACCTGTTTGGCCCTCAGCGTGTTCCAAATAAATACTCGCTCAAAAATATATGTTATCTGAGTGGCTcacaaaaatgattaaaaatgcattataaactTGTTCTTTttgataaagaaaacaggaatcATAAAACtgagaagcctatattacacacacacacaagttgtttAAAAGGCCTGGGTTAATAACACGTCTTCACTTCAAGATTGAACTAGAACATTAGGAATCCCTGTCACTACAGGAATTTAGTAACACTGTATCTTGAACTGAAGGCTATGATCTTCCTAGAGTTTTGAGAGGATTCTTAAAGGAATGATATGAAATACGTAGGGTGAACAAGAATTAAATGCAGTCTAACTTTTGGCTTATCATGTTTGATCTCACCCTAAATTCACAACGTTAGGTATAATCCTGAACTTGAATAGAAAAAGGTGGAATAATTGAACCATTCAGGTCTAATTTGCAGGCATCTGATTTATGAATGAATCATACACCTCAatagaaaacatttaaaaactaggCTGGTCTTACCTTTACTCCTTGGATTAGGCCATTCATTAAAAACGTATGTTTGGGAAAGGTTTCATGCAAAACCTGTGAAACAATTACACATGTGACATATTAATGAAGGACACCTAAGAGTATGAATACTCTATTTAAGCACAAGAAAGTTTCAAAGTCCTTAGCCTCCATTACCACCACCACAGTTTACTGAGACAGAATCACTTCCCTTCATAGCAGAAAATGCTCACTGCTGCCAATACTGTAAAAAGCTTATCACCATTTGTTACGTGATTTTTctaagaaaaaaggaagagggagaagaatGACGTTCTACACCTAAGGGCCTGCAATACCTGCAGCGTTCTGATGCGATACAACTGTATCACTCAACATGGGAACTGTTTCTACCATAAAGACCATTGCAACTGCTGATGTATCCATGCCCACATTCGTCAGAAATCCCAGTGTGCATGGTGCTACTTGGCAGTGCGGCAACACTACCATCAGTAGCTTCCTTTTGCCCTGACTTTTGAGATACTATGCCTCTTTTTATAAAGAGACAGTTTCTAGGTTTCTGCATATGTGAATTCAGATAATGCAGACACACTTAtattgtactttttaaaaaatgcaaatagtgtATCAAACTAATATAAAATGTGATTATGACTTTAAGGTTCTAAttatattaaagaaaataaatatctaatgcatcaaaagaaaaaaatattattactctGAAGAAACATTAACATCATGATATAGCATCATATAATGGAAAAGAATTATGTAGTATTAAATGGTAACTAATTTTGTTATTACAATATTAAATCTGCCGGCTTGCTAGTTGTTTCATGCATTAATTTGGTGATTAGGAAAAATTCCCATATATTCTGTCCATTCTCTGAAAGATTgaaatatttttccttttcaGGGTTGGACAATGCATAAACTTGCCAGAAGTCAACAGCTAACTGCACTTCTATAAGTACTACTTCTGAGTTTAGTACACAAAGAAGAGCAGTTTTAGGAGTATTTGAAACATTATATCCGATAATTTCCTTTATCATGTTTAACACCAATTTCTATTTCCATTtttacacaattaaaaaaaaagtgcaagtaaccAGTCAAAGGTTTTAGAGAGCTAGTATAAATTATTCTGGTACCAAGTGCAGTTTTTTTCTGTCATTACATAACAGCACACAATAAGCTATAATGACCATGCAAACACAGGAACATTGATGGTCAGCAATTTGTTTACTACCTCCATTATCATATTTGCATACACTGCACTATTTGCAGTTGTTTGCTTTTTCTGCATAGAGAATTTGGAATTGTGCTCACATTTATATCATGAGGCACTGAGAAGGAAAGTTTGACTCTTACTGAGGGGTGAGCTAGGAGAAAAGAAGCCTGAAGAGACAGAGGGCATGAATACTGTGCATGCTGCAGAGTTAGAACTGGCAAAGGAACCTTTAGGAAGACCTTTCCCTGAAGATATTACAGAATTCAAAGCCACCTATCCACATGTAAGCCAGACGTTGCTAGCATGTTTCTGGCCAAGACAGATTCACACTGCATCAATAAAGGGGAAAGTGaaagaaaccagagcagagcTGCCCTAGGAAATTCTAaatgggtgtgtgttttggaatTGAATTTACAGAAACACAGCCTCTGCTGGATTGTTTTAGGCTTTCCATACTTCAGAAAGTTAGCAGTGAAATAGTGCAATTACTTCCTTCCCTTATTACAAAGCTAAAATTGTATGTTCAAAGTGTGTTTATTTTTACCTTTCAAATGCAAGACAAGCCAGTTTACTTGGATTACATGAATATTTAACTGAGAACAGAACATTTACTTGAGGACAAATACCCCGGTCACACTATGTCTCTTGAACACAAACCGCCCCATTTCAGTTACATATTACCATCAATAACAGCATTTTGCCAGATACAGAAATAGCAATAAACCACAATAGAACACTTAAGAATATATTCAGAATTTGCTTTTAGCATGCATTAAGTCATCTTAAGGGGACTGGCTCTCTCGTACAGCCATACACATAACCTGCCAGTCTTGCCAAGACTGAACACGTTTATCTGATGGCAATAACTGTTTACTCTGTTGCGTATTTCCAAATAACCATGCACTGTTTTATGCATGATACAGATGCACAATCCCCAACATCCTAACTGTAGTTTAGCAGCAAGAATGAGTAACCCATCTCACTCCTCCTCCTAAATATTTGCTTGCTGATTCAATCAAACCTCAGctattccaaaacagggaacagTGATTTAATGTCAGTTTACTAACCAGCTTTAAGCACcaaggaagggaggaagcagaGAGAGGAGTGGGAGTCAGGTCTAATCCCttgttaaaatacagtaattaaaaaataaataaatcacttacCACTAAGGTAGGTGCTGTCAGAAGCCCCCATGCAAAAAATTCCAAAAATATTACTATCACAGCATGATAGACACTAGGTGAGCCTATTCCTTGAggctgaaagaaagaaatataagtGTTACTGCATATAGCACAACCAGTCACATATAATTTCCTCACTAGCAAACAATAGGGAAGAGGTTAACTGTGGcctcagatgctgctgaactttaactctcatcagccccagccagcagtacCAATGGTAAGGGAAGATAAGACTTGCAGTTCAACAGCATACAGAGAGGTACTCCTGCAACAGGGGATGAAAACAGATGTTACAACTCAAGGGAATGAAAGACACCCAAAATTACAGTTTGCAGTTGCATGCATGCATAGAACTTATGTCTCAGGtattctacccacccacccaaccaaccaaccaaccaggagAGATTTATAAAGTGACTTTGCTTGTTGACAAGATAAAAGTTTGTCACATTCATGCATAAGGACAAATTGGGGTTTGGCCAA
The Podarcis raffonei isolate rPodRaf1 chromosome 6, rPodRaf1.pri, whole genome shotgun sequence DNA segment above includes these coding regions:
- the MFSD14A gene encoding hippocampus abundant transcript 1 protein produces the protein MTQAGKKKKRAANRSILLAKKIIIKDGGTPQGIGSPSVYHAVIVIFLEFFAWGLLTAPTLVVLHETFPKHTFLMNGLIQGVKGLLSFLSAPLIGALSDVWGRKSFLLLTVFFTCAPIPLMKISPWWYFAVISVSGVFAVTFSVVFAYVADITQEHERSMAYGLVSATFAASLVTSPAIGAYLGRVYGDSLVVVLATAIALLDICFILVAVPESLPEKMRPASWGAPISWEQADPFASLKKVGQDSIVLLICITVFLSYLPEAGQYSSFFLYLRQIMRFSPESVAAFIAVLGILSIVAQTIVLSLLMRSIGNKNTILLGLGFQILQLAWYGFGSEPWMMWAAGAVAAMSSITFPAVSALVSRTADADQQGVVQGMITGIRGLCNGLGPALYGFIFYIFHVELNEIPVTQNDLGDNVATQHHSQQNSIIPGPPFLFGACSVLLALLVALFIPEHTNLNGRSSNWKKHCGGHGHPHSPQAPGEAKEPLLQDTNV